Below is a window of Paramagnetospirillum magneticum AMB-1 DNA.
TCAGCCGTCGCGCGATCACCTCGCGCGTCAGTCGGGAAGGTCCAGCCTCCCCAATGGAAAAAAGCTCCCGCTGCTCCATAGGCCGTAAACCGCTTCTCCCTCCCGGTCCTCCTCCCACCCTTGAGCGACCAGTTCGTAATAGACGGAGCGGGTGAGGCGCGCCTCGATCCCGTTCCGCACGGTGACGTAGGGCGACGGCTCCCCCGAGCCCTCCCCTTCGGCAATTCTCAACGGATGGTCGGCGTCGACGGTGACCATCTCGTCCATATTGGTGCGAAAGCTGACCACCATGTCGCGGCCGCCACCGCAGGTGAACATCTCGACCGCCAGGAAGGGAACATCCTCCACCTCGATGCGGCCCATTTCGCCCGGTGTGATCAGCAGATAGCCGCCGTCCTTGGACCGGTACAGCACCGAGGCGAACAGGCAGACCATCTCTTTGCGGTTGATCGGCGAGCCATGGTAGAACCAACGTCCCTGCCGGTCGATGCGGATACCGAGATCACCGCAATACTCGGGCAGTTCGCCCGGGTAATCCACATCCGGGGGGGATTCGGTCAAAGGCTGGTTCAATCGG
It encodes the following:
- a CDS encoding DUF1285 domain-containing protein; this translates as MLRSGRLNQPLTESPPDVDYPGELPEYCGDLGIRIDRQGRWFYHGSPINRKEMVCLFASVLYRSKDGGYLLITPGEMGRIEVEDVPFLAVEMFTCGGGRDMVVSFRTNMDEMVTVDADHPLRIAEGEGSGEPSPYVTVRNGIEARLTRSVYYELVAQGWEEDREGEAVYGLWSSGSFFPLGRLDLPD